The sequence GGCGACCTTGGACTTGTGCTGCCTTACAATACGATGAAGAGTCTCATCGAAATGGTCGAGGCGCTGGAAAAGGTAACGCCGGGCATCGCCTCCGAGCATACGCTCTTCTATGGAGTGGAAGCCAAGTTCTATTCGGCCCGTCCGAAGCTGTCCGAGACGTTCGAGACGGAAATTTCCGGCCTCTACTGCGGCGGAGACGGCGCAGGCATCACGCGGGGACTCGCCCAGGCGGGCGCGGCGGGTGTTTGGGTTGCGCGGGGCATGCTTGACCGGGCTTAGGCCGTTGGAGCCGCACGCGGATCAACAGGTCTTTCAATTAACAAGCAAGGGAAGCTGCTCGTTCTCCTTACTGCAAGGAGGCGGAGGCTTTCCTTTTTTTCGTGGACATTCATGGGCCATCTGTCTATAATGACCGATATATTTTAATAATGGGGGCAAGGAAGCGATGCAGTATACGTTCGTCATCCTGCTGCAGCTGCTGGAACGCGCGGCGCTGCTGCTTATGACTCTGTTTGTATTGACCCGGGTGCCGCGCTTCAAGGAGATTTTTCAAAAAAGAGCCTACACTCCGCAGGAACTGTTTATTGCAACCGTCATTTTCAGCCTGTTCGCCATATTCAGCACGTACAGCGGAATTAAGGTGGAGGGCTCGCTTGTCAATGTGCGGATCGTGGCGATCATGGCCGGCGGCATTCTGTTCGGACCCTGGGTAGGGATGATTACCGGTCTGATCTCCGGCGTCCACCGGTTTCTGATCGATATCGGCGGCGTCACCTCGGTGCCCTGTCTGATTACCAGCATCATAACCGGCGTCGTCTCGGGAATCATCTACCGCCGCACGTCCGCCGAGCGCCGCTGGCAGGCCGGAATTCTGGCGGGAATGGGCTGCGAAGCGCTGACGATGCTGCTCATTCTCGTCATGGCCCATCCGGCGTCGCTTGGCGTTGAGATTGTATCGAAGATTGCCTTTCCGATGATTATGAGCCAGGTCAGCGTCGGACTCATTGTCATGCTCGTTCAGAGCGTGGAAGGGGAGAAGGAGCGGATCGCCGCAAGGCAGTCCAAGCTGGCCCTGGATATTGCGAACAAGACACTGCCCTATTTTCGCAGCATCAATCCACAGTCTCTGCGTAAAATATGCACGATCATCAAAGAAGACATCGGTGCGGACGCGGTTGCGATTACGGATACCCGGTGGATTCGCGCCTATGTCGGCATCGGTGAAGAGTATTACGCCGAGAAGAACGAGATTATCAGCGAGGAAACGAAAATCACGCTGTCCAGCGGGGAGATTACGATCCGTAATAATGATACCGACTACAATAATCAGCATATCAAATCGCTCATCATCATTCCGCTGAAGGAAAAGGGCATCGTTACCGGCGCGCTCAAAATCTACTACACGAAGGCCCACAAAATCACGTATTCCCTGCAGGCGATGGCCATCGGCCTGTCGCAGATGATCTCCACGCTGATGGAGGTTTCGCGGGTGGAAGACATCAAGGAGATGGCGAACAAGGCGGAGCTGAAGGCGCTGCAGACCCGCATTAATCCTCATTTTCTGTTCAACGCGCTGAACGCCATCGTTTCTTCGATCCGTATTGACCCGGACAAGGCCAGGGAGCTTATCATCAATCTGTCGGGTTATATGCGGTACAACCTGGAGCTGACGGACGACTTTATCGATATCCGCAAGGAACTTCAGCAGGTCCGGCATTATGTGGAGATCGAGAAAGCGCGCTTCGGAAGACGCCTTAAAGTACTCTACGATATCGACGATGAGACGGAGGTGCGCATCCCGAGCCTGATTATCCAGCCCTTGGTGGAAAATGCAATTGTGCATGGCATACTGAAAGGCCGGGGCGTGGGAACGGTGATCATTTCGGTCAAGGACCGGGGGGACAGCGTACGCATCGGCATCCGCGACACCGGGGTAGGCATCGGTGAGGAAACGATTCAGAAGGTGTATGATGGCAGCATGCCGGAGAATAAGATCGGGTTGTTCAACGTGCATCAGCGGGTGAAGCTGATTTACGGCGAGGGACTGACGATCACAAGGCTGGATAAAGGGACCGATATTACTTTTGATGTCAAAAAGGAGAGCCGATGAGAGCGATAATCGTAGAAGATGAAGAGCTGGCCAGACAGGAACTTGCCTATCTAATCCGGGCGAACAGCGGCATCGAGATCGTCGCCCAATTTGAGGACGGTCTGGACGCGCTGAAATTTTTGCAGACCCAGGAAGTCGATGTGCTGTTTCTTGACATCAATATTCCTTCTGTGGACGGCGTGCTGTTGGCCCAGAATATCAGCAGATTTTCCGTAAAGCCCCATATTGTGTTCATCACCGCTTATAAGGAGCATGCAGCCGAAGCGTTCGAGATCGAAGCGTTCGATTATATCCTGAAGCCGTACAGCGAAACCAGGATTAAGGGGATGCTGGGCAAGCTGGAGGCGGCCTTTGCGCAGCGGTCCGGCGGGGAAGAAGAGCGCAGTCCGGTCAGCAACAAGATCAATTTGTGGAAAAATGAAAAAATTATCGTCGTCGACGCCGATGACATTTACTATGCCTCAGCTCAGGAGAAGACGACGAGTGTTTATACGCGAAACGAAGAGTACTCCATGGGAGTCAGCATCAGCGAGTTTCACGGTCGGCTGCCGCAGGAACGTTTTTTTCGCTGCCATCGATCTTTTGTCGTCAACCTGTCCAAAATCAAGGAAATCATCCCCTGGTTCAATAATACGTATCTGCTGAGGCTGCGTGATCTTGACTTTGAGGTGCCGGTCAGCCGGAGCAAGGTTAAAGAATTCAGGCAGATTATGCGGCTGTAGAGGCAGTTCATTCCTTCTTTCTGTCATTTCGTTCCGTATTTGATCCGCATTTTTACAGGCGAGTTACAATAAAAAGGTAAAAAGCGCTCATGAACGCGGCAATAACGGACGAAAGAAGGAAATGACCATGTCGGTAGGAACTAAAGCAAACAACCGCTTCCTCATTGTACTGGGAACAATCATTATGCAGATGGGTCTGGGTACCATTTATACATGGAGCTTGTTCAACCAGCCTCTCGTAACCAAATTTGGCTGGCAGCTAAGCTCGGTATCCACTACCTTTTCTATAACGAGCTTTGCGCTGGCATTCGCGACACTATTTGCGGGCAAGCTTCAGGATAAAATCGGGCTTCGCCGCCTGACCGCTGTGGCTGGAGTTATGCTCGGTCTCGGTCTAATGTTCAGCTCGCAGGCAAGCTCGCTGCCGATGCTCTACCTGCTGGCAGGGGTCATTGCCGGGTATGCGGACGGAACGGCTTACATCACTTCGCTGTCGAACCTGATTAAATGGTTTCCTAACCGCAAAGGTCTCATTTCGGGAGTGTCGGTCGGCGCTTACGGAACAGGAAGCCTGGTCTTCAAATATGTGAACGGCAGTCTGATCAGTTCGGTCGGCGTATCCCGGGCGTTTCTGTACTGGGGCATGATCGTCATGGTAATGGTTATCATTGGCTCCCTGCTTGTGCGTGAGGCTTCGGTTGTCAAAGCTTCCTCGTCTCCCTCGGCGGCAGATGCCGGAGTCAAGGATTACACGGTCGGCGAAATGCTGCGCACCAAGCAAGCCTATCTGCTGTTTGTCATTTTCTTCACCGCCTGCATGAGCGGCCTTTATTTGATCGGTATCGTAAAGGATATCGGTGTGAAGCTGGCCGGATTGGATGTGCAGACCGCGGCCAACGCGGTGGCGATGATCGCTATCTTCAACACGGCGGGACGCCTTATTCTCGGCGCGCTGTCCGACAAAGTGAGCCGCCTGAAGCTGGTTGGCGTGACAATGGCCGTTACCGCTGTTGCTACTCTGACTCTGAGCTTCGCGCAGCTGAACTTCGGACTGTTCTTCGCCTGCGTAGCCGCTATCGCCTTCTGCTTCGGCGGCAATATTACCGTCTTTCCGGCGATTGCCAGCGACTTCTTCGGCCTGAAGAACCACAACAAGAATTATGGCATCATCTATCAAGGCTTTGGGCTGGGCGCATTGTCCGGCTCGATCATCGCGGCCTTCCTTGGCGGATTCAAACCGACCTTCGTTACCATTGGGGTGCTGTGCGCGATTGCCTGCCTGATCGCCGTATCTCTGAAACCGCCGGTTGGAGC is a genomic window of Paenibacillus durus ATCC 35681 containing:
- a CDS encoding sensor histidine kinase, which produces MQYTFVILLQLLERAALLLMTLFVLTRVPRFKEIFQKRAYTPQELFIATVIFSLFAIFSTYSGIKVEGSLVNVRIVAIMAGGILFGPWVGMITGLISGVHRFLIDIGGVTSVPCLITSIITGVVSGIIYRRTSAERRWQAGILAGMGCEALTMLLILVMAHPASLGVEIVSKIAFPMIMSQVSVGLIVMLVQSVEGEKERIAARQSKLALDIANKTLPYFRSINPQSLRKICTIIKEDIGADAVAITDTRWIRAYVGIGEEYYAEKNEIISEETKITLSSGEITIRNNDTDYNNQHIKSLIIIPLKEKGIVTGALKIYYTKAHKITYSLQAMAIGLSQMISTLMEVSRVEDIKEMANKAELKALQTRINPHFLFNALNAIVSSIRIDPDKARELIINLSGYMRYNLELTDDFIDIRKELQQVRHYVEIEKARFGRRLKVLYDIDDETEVRIPSLIIQPLVENAIVHGILKGRGVGTVIISVKDRGDSVRIGIRDTGVGIGEETIQKVYDGSMPENKIGLFNVHQRVKLIYGEGLTITRLDKGTDITFDVKKESR
- a CDS encoding OFA family MFS transporter codes for the protein MSVGTKANNRFLIVLGTIIMQMGLGTIYTWSLFNQPLVTKFGWQLSSVSTTFSITSFALAFATLFAGKLQDKIGLRRLTAVAGVMLGLGLMFSSQASSLPMLYLLAGVIAGYADGTAYITSLSNLIKWFPNRKGLISGVSVGAYGTGSLVFKYVNGSLISSVGVSRAFLYWGMIVMVMVIIGSLLVREASVVKASSSPSAADAGVKDYTVGEMLRTKQAYLLFVIFFTACMSGLYLIGIVKDIGVKLAGLDVQTAANAVAMIAIFNTAGRLILGALSDKVSRLKLVGVTMAVTAVATLTLSFAQLNFGLFFACVAAIAFCFGGNITVFPAIASDFFGLKNHNKNYGIIYQGFGLGALSGSIIAAFLGGFKPTFVTIGVLCAIACLIAVSLKPPVGARKERKRNTEVPSRTAYGRIS
- a CDS encoding LytR/AlgR family response regulator transcription factor; translation: MRAIIVEDEELARQELAYLIRANSGIEIVAQFEDGLDALKFLQTQEVDVLFLDINIPSVDGVLLAQNISRFSVKPHIVFITAYKEHAAEAFEIEAFDYILKPYSETRIKGMLGKLEAAFAQRSGGEEERSPVSNKINLWKNEKIIVVDADDIYYASAQEKTTSVYTRNEEYSMGVSISEFHGRLPQERFFRCHRSFVVNLSKIKEIIPWFNNTYLLRLRDLDFEVPVSRSKVKEFRQIMRL